In Aspergillus nidulans FGSC A4 chromosome II, a single window of DNA contains:
- a CDS encoding Ulp1 protease family protein (transcript_id=CADANIAT00004967), with amino-acid sequence MRDGGLGKLQKRMRRFGDTLNPDDAYLSYHDIRLTRGDLQSLKDDWLTDNVRLITFLYLEREFLTEYKSSNIVLLRPSMSFMILQTPNPHSLRDALPDFTRTTHVFLPINDCRNVTEAEGGTHWSLLLISIVDGVAFHYDSLPPGNYWEAKTVTMKFGALLNRPIRFVNLDDSPTQENGSDCGVFVCLSMRHLLLKRLLRANSNEKVSMSLGGWKVDARLGRKEIAKIIEGFRKEGERRRSASLSPSGKKSRSPPRIE; translated from the exons ATGCGCGACGGAGGGCTAGGAAAGctccagaagaggatgaggcgaTTCGGCGATACT TTAAACCCGGACGATGCATACCTTAGCT ATCACGACATCAGGT TGACAAGAGGGGATTTACAATCTCTCAAGGATGACTGGCTAACGGATAACGTTCGTTTGATCACATTTCT GTATCTGGAACGCGAGTTCCTCACGGAATACAAGTCATCCAACATTGTTCTACTTCGGCCGAGCATGTCCTTTATGATTCTCCAGACTCCGAATCCTCATTCCCTTCGTGACGCCCTACCTGACTTCACACGCACAACGCACGTTTTCCTGCCTATAAACGACTGCCGAAACGTCACAGAAGCTGAGGGGGGCACACACTGGTCTCTGCTCCTAATCTCGATAGTGGACGGAGTAGCATTCCACTATGACTCATTACCACCAGGGAATTACTGGGAGGCGAAGACAGTTACAATGAAGTTTGGCGCTCTCCTTAACCGTCCCATACGGTTTGTCAACCTCGACGATTCACCAACCCAAGAGAACGGCAGTGATTGCGGCGTGTTTGTTTGCTTATCTATGCGGCACCTCCTCTTAAAACGATTACTGCGAGCAAACTCTAATGAGAAAGTTAGTATGAGTTTGGGTGGCTGGAAGGTAGACGCGCGCTTGGGGCGCAAGGAAATAGCCAAAATTATCGAAGGGTTCCGGAAGGAGGGCGAAAGGCGAAGATC AGCTAGTTTAAGCCCTTCAGGAAAGAAATCGAGGAGTCCGCCGCGTATTGAGTGA